In the Limanda limanda chromosome 1, fLimLim1.1, whole genome shotgun sequence genome, one interval contains:
- the zgc:56235 gene encoding voltage-dependent anion-selective channel protein 2-like, with amino-acid sequence MAVPPSYSDLGKSAKDIFSKGYGFGIVKLDLKTKSQSGVEFNTSGSSNTDTGKAAGSLETKYKMKELGLSFNQKWNTDNTLATEVTVEDQLTEGLKVALETSFVPNTGKKSGKLKTAYKRDFVNLGSDVDFEGPIIHATAVLGYEGWLAGYQMAFDTAKSKLAQNNFALGYRAGDFQLHTNVNDGTEFGGSIYQKVNDELETAITLAWTAGSNNTRFGIAAKYKLDKDASLSAKVNNASLIGIGYTQSLRPGVKVTLSALIDGKNFNAGGHKVGMGFELEA; translated from the exons ATGGCTGTCCCTCCTTCATACTCAGACCTGGGCAAATCTGCCAAGGATATATTCAGCAAGGGCTATG GCTTTGGTATCGTGAAGCTGGATCTCAAGACCAAATCACAAAGTGGAGTG GAGTTCAACACATCTGGCTCCAgtaacacagacacagggaaggcCGCAGGAAGCCTGGAGACCAAATACAAGATGAAGGAGCTGGGCCTGAGCTTCAACCAGAAGTGGAACACAGACAACACACTGGCTACTGAAGTGACTGTAGAGGACCAG CTTACTGAAGGACTGAAGGTTGCCTTGGAAACATCTTTTGTACCAAACACAGG TAAGAAGAGTGGGAAGCTGAAGACGGCATACAAGCGTGACTTTGTCAACCTGGGTTCTGACGTGGACTTCGAGGGTCCCATCATCCACGCCACCGCTGTGCTGGGCTACGAGGGCTGGCTGGCCGGCTACCAGATGGCCTTCGACACAGCCAAGTCCAAACTGGCCCAGAACAACTTCGCCCTGGGATACAGGGCCGGAGACTTCCAGCTGCATACCAATGT TAATGACGGGACCGAGTTTGGTGGCTCCATCTACCAGAAGGTGAACGACGAGCTGGAGACGGCGATCACTCTGGCCTGGACCGCCGGCAGTAACAACACTCGCTTCGGTATCGCTGCCAAATATAAGCTGGACAAAGACGCCTCTCTGTCG GCCAAAGTGAACAATGCCAGTCTGATCGGTATAGGCTACACCCAGAGCCTTCGGCCAG GCGTGAAGGTCACCCTCTCCGCTCTGATCGACGGGAAGAACTTCAATGCCGGTGGACACAAAGTCGGCATGGGCTTCGAGCTGGAGGCATAA